A section of the Streptomyces sp. Je 1-369 genome encodes:
- a CDS encoding holin, producing the protein MNTLAFWKATAERMIRTMAQGTLGAVSADALGILDVDWGEAFSVGGLAAALALLTAIGSSGGPVGPGRAETVATPDTPRRPTSI; encoded by the coding sequence GTGAACACGCTCGCTTTCTGGAAGGCCACCGCCGAGCGCATGATCCGCACCATGGCGCAGGGCACCCTCGGCGCGGTGTCCGCCGACGCGCTCGGCATCCTCGACGTCGACTGGGGCGAGGCCTTCTCCGTGGGCGGCCTCGCTGCGGCGCTGGCCCTGCTCACCGCCATCGGCAGCAGCGGCGGACCGGTCGGCCCCGGCCGCGCTGAGACCGTCGCCACGCCGGACACCCCGCGGCGCCCGACCTCGATCTGA
- a CDS encoding collagen-like protein, which translates to MSGHRPVRRDPVALLLGVLLALLVAYIWWQTSQVSRDLHNANSARDQLARQVERMGGTPIAGPPGSRGEPGQSRPGSRGPAGDAGEPGPTGASGRPGEDGKDGAAGKQGADGVGEDGADGAAGTPGADGAAGPPGPQGEPGQAGPEGPAGKDGADGERGPAGPSCPDGYSLQAPASDPDALVCRRDGAPQPEPGDPGPETAALDPARRQYP; encoded by the coding sequence ATGAGCGGCCACCGGCCCGTCCGGCGCGACCCGGTCGCCCTGTTGCTCGGCGTGCTCCTGGCGCTCCTCGTCGCCTACATCTGGTGGCAGACGTCGCAGGTCTCCCGAGATCTGCACAACGCCAACTCCGCGCGCGACCAGCTGGCGCGTCAGGTTGAGCGGATGGGCGGGACGCCGATCGCCGGGCCGCCCGGCAGCCGCGGCGAGCCCGGCCAGTCCCGGCCCGGCTCACGAGGACCTGCCGGGGACGCCGGAGAGCCGGGCCCCACCGGCGCCTCGGGCAGGCCTGGTGAAGACGGCAAGGACGGTGCGGCGGGCAAGCAGGGGGCCGACGGCGTAGGCGAGGACGGCGCCGACGGTGCGGCGGGCACCCCGGGCGCGGACGGCGCAGCGGGCCCGCCCGGCCCACAAGGCGAGCCCGGCCAGGCCGGACCCGAGGGACCTGCGGGGAAGGACGGCGCTGACGGGGAGCGTGGTCCTGCCGGGCCGTCGTGCCCGGATGGCTACTCGCTGCAGGCGCCGGCGTCCGATCCGGACGCCCTGGTCTGCCGCCGCGATGGGGCACCGCAGCCCGAACCCGGCGACCCGGGACCTGAGACGGCCGCTCTCGATCCCGCCCGCCGCCAGTACCCGTGA
- a CDS encoding helix-turn-helix domain-containing protein, whose amino-acid sequence MSSDATPDPYADPLRFGQRVQILRERRGMTQAQLADLVGISPHTLRKIENGQQKAPDLDRVMRIAEALRVRDLAELTGHPDMHVDLFIGPGHPRLASVKAAVDSFTLGSGIEPPPVAHLEARLHAAWKARHEARNHREVVGRLLPDLIRDGQALVRHADASASRRAAQALLAEAYSLCQFFAAYQPDSSLLWRVAERGMTAAQESEDPHAIGVAAWLLAQAHRDSGPRHFDAADAVNREAIAFLAPLLPDASDNVRAIAGALEFELGYTAARRRETGTAWRHWDQASRMAKKLPRDYYHPITSFSRAIMGAHAVTVAVELHQGGESVRQAAKADKTVIKSKPRRARHRIEEARGYQLDGQPDVAIATLQKAHEAAPETIAYNGYARRIILEEIESKVAERRRRASDLAMKVGILAA is encoded by the coding sequence ATGTCTTCAGATGCTACCCCGGACCCGTACGCCGACCCGTTGCGCTTCGGGCAACGTGTCCAAATTCTTCGCGAGCGTCGAGGAATGACGCAAGCGCAACTCGCGGATCTCGTGGGGATCTCCCCACACACCTTGCGCAAGATCGAAAACGGGCAGCAGAAGGCCCCCGACCTTGATCGAGTAATGAGGATTGCTGAAGCCCTACGGGTCCGCGACCTTGCCGAACTGACAGGCCATCCCGACATGCACGTCGACCTATTCATCGGCCCTGGCCACCCGCGGCTCGCGTCCGTGAAAGCCGCTGTCGACTCCTTCACGTTGGGCTCCGGCATCGAGCCGCCGCCGGTCGCGCACTTGGAGGCACGCCTTCATGCCGCGTGGAAGGCACGCCATGAAGCCCGCAATCACCGCGAGGTCGTCGGCCGCTTGCTACCCGACCTCATCCGCGACGGTCAGGCCTTGGTCCGGCACGCTGATGCCTCGGCGTCCCGTCGGGCCGCTCAAGCCCTGCTCGCCGAGGCATACAGCCTCTGCCAGTTCTTCGCTGCCTACCAGCCGGACAGCTCCTTGCTGTGGCGGGTCGCCGAGCGCGGCATGACTGCCGCGCAGGAGTCTGAGGACCCGCACGCGATCGGTGTGGCCGCGTGGCTCCTCGCGCAGGCCCACCGCGACAGCGGCCCGCGCCACTTCGATGCGGCCGATGCCGTGAACCGCGAAGCCATTGCGTTTCTGGCGCCTCTCCTCCCGGACGCGTCCGACAACGTGCGGGCCATCGCAGGGGCGTTGGAGTTCGAGCTCGGTTATACCGCAGCCCGGCGCCGAGAGACTGGCACTGCGTGGCGGCACTGGGACCAGGCCAGCAGGATGGCCAAGAAGCTGCCACGGGACTACTACCACCCCATCACCAGTTTCTCCCGCGCGATCATGGGTGCGCACGCTGTCACTGTCGCTGTAGAACTGCACCAGGGCGGGGAATCCGTGCGCCAAGCGGCGAAGGCGGACAAGACGGTCATCAAGTCGAAGCCCCGTCGGGCCCGGCACAGGATTGAGGAGGCCCGCGGGTACCAGCTCGACGGGCAGCCGGACGTGGCGATCGCCACGCTGCAGAAAGCGCACGAGGCGGCTCCGGAGACGATCGCGTACAACGGGTACGCCAGGAGGATCATCCTCGAAGAGATCGAGTCGAAGGTGGCCGAGCGTCGACGCCGCGCGAGCGACCTCGCCATGAAGGTCGGCATCCTCGCCGCCTGA
- a CDS encoding DUF6415 family natural product biosynthesis protein, producing the protein MTDDAVELGRQDAKCLGAVVSWYPRACRDCAAGGYVDHLLSAAFSACRDLPPPEQLLDLYLRLRHEVRRRLPTVEQAAATAGQGTMSHHAHQRIVDAATDALLDTVGDDNPSPLVLAMRCSELGRRLRDLIPYQPCAQ; encoded by the coding sequence TTGACCGACGACGCCGTCGAACTCGGCCGCCAGGACGCAAAGTGCCTCGGCGCGGTCGTGAGCTGGTACCCCCGCGCCTGCCGCGACTGTGCAGCTGGCGGATACGTCGACCACCTCCTCAGCGCGGCGTTCTCCGCCTGCCGGGACCTGCCGCCCCCGGAGCAGTTGCTCGACCTGTACCTCCGCCTGCGGCACGAGGTACGCCGACGCCTCCCGACCGTCGAGCAGGCTGCCGCCACCGCCGGTCAGGGCACGATGAGCCACCACGCACACCAGCGGATCGTGGATGCCGCCACCGACGCGCTACTCGACACGGTGGGTGACGACAATCCCAGCCCCCTCGTGCTGGCCATGCGCTGCTCGGAGCTCGGCCGCCGCCTGCGCGACCTCATTCCCTACCAGCCATGTGCGCAGTGA
- a CDS encoding DUF397 domain-containing protein, whose amino-acid sequence MGTLTNGRTTIPFDNWSAPHLDWRKAGRTDLDPILKDCVILAAAPDAKGHPHHSIPDGTRMVAISDDKDQESPVLYMSRLEISKFFDGVIAGEFDEFRASEGELAAAAAATT is encoded by the coding sequence ATGGGCACGCTCACCAACGGCAGGACCACGATCCCCTTCGACAACTGGTCTGCGCCCCACCTCGACTGGCGTAAGGCGGGCCGGACCGACCTCGACCCGATCCTGAAGGACTGCGTGATCCTCGCCGCGGCCCCGGACGCCAAGGGCCATCCGCACCACAGCATCCCGGACGGGACGCGCATGGTCGCGATCAGCGACGACAAGGACCAGGAGTCGCCAGTGCTGTACATGAGCCGACTCGAGATCAGTAAGTTCTTCGACGGGGTGATCGCGGGTGAGTTCGACGAGTTCCGGGCGAGCGAGGGCGAGCTCGCAGCAGCAGCTGCCGCCACAACCTGA
- a CDS encoding helix-turn-helix domain-containing protein, with protein sequence MPVWVHAHLRVIGERIRQARKGAHLSQVQLGERVGRDHKTIHRWESAATPPNLIDLLLVADALNTPLSDLVR encoded by the coding sequence ATGCCCGTATGGGTACACGCCCACCTCCGGGTCATCGGCGAGCGCATCCGACAGGCACGCAAAGGTGCCCACCTTTCGCAAGTCCAACTGGGCGAACGTGTTGGCCGTGACCACAAGACGATCCATCGGTGGGAGTCGGCTGCCACGCCACCCAACTTGATTGATCTCCTGCTCGTCGCGGATGCTCTCAATACCCCGCTGTCCGACCTGGTCCGCTAG
- a CDS encoding STAS domain-containing protein, whose protein sequence is MRQHELKTFTREDSDQPPRVYGLDHAIVIELYGEIDLVAYQRAVALMDAVTAGPEAVVVIDLSRITFIDCSGLSLLMRAHRRVTARGGRLCIVCSHRLTLRMLRVTKLTAALSPAPTLSAALLDPPNHEAS, encoded by the coding sequence ATGCGGCAGCACGAACTGAAGACATTCACGCGCGAGGACTCCGATCAGCCTCCGCGGGTGTACGGACTCGACCACGCCATAGTGATCGAACTCTACGGAGAGATCGACCTGGTGGCCTACCAGCGCGCCGTCGCGCTGATGGACGCCGTGACCGCGGGCCCGGAGGCCGTCGTGGTCATCGACCTGAGCCGGATCACGTTCATCGACTGTTCCGGACTCTCCCTCCTCATGCGGGCCCACCGGAGGGTGACGGCGCGCGGCGGGCGGCTGTGCATCGTCTGTTCGCACCGGCTGACGCTGCGCATGCTGCGCGTCACGAAGCTCACCGCGGCCCTGTCACCGGCGCCGACGCTCAGCGCGGCACTCCTCGATCCGCCCAACCACGAGGCGTCCTGA
- a CDS encoding TetR/AcrR family transcriptional regulator — protein MATPDPAQARPAGRPRDTRLDEAILTATQELLEEAGYPALTMEAVARRAGTTKPAIRRRWPSRQHLVIAALADTMGTAPTPDTGCTHCDLIAGIDTLSRAFGGSLGRRTLPALMAELADDPALDRVFTETIFHPRRATTEAALRRGVERGDIRPDADIDLLLDMLGAPTYHRVLFGHLPVTDTLAHDVVMTVMGGAATPSWREHYQLHHETAQNVRTPRGWADRGVPR, from the coding sequence ATGGCAACCCCCGACCCCGCGCAGGCCCGCCCCGCAGGACGCCCCCGCGACACGCGGCTCGACGAGGCGATCCTGACGGCGACTCAGGAGCTGCTGGAGGAGGCGGGTTACCCCGCCCTGACGATGGAGGCGGTGGCGCGGCGCGCCGGTACGACCAAACCGGCCATCAGGCGTCGCTGGCCGTCCAGGCAGCACCTCGTCATCGCGGCTCTGGCCGACACGATGGGGACGGCGCCCACGCCGGACACGGGATGCACGCACTGCGACCTGATCGCGGGCATCGACACCCTCAGCCGTGCCTTCGGGGGGAGCCTCGGCCGACGTACGCTGCCCGCGCTCATGGCCGAGCTCGCCGACGACCCCGCCCTGGACCGCGTCTTCACCGAGACGATCTTCCACCCCAGAAGGGCCACCACGGAGGCGGCCCTACGGCGTGGAGTCGAGCGCGGCGACATCCGCCCCGACGCCGACATCGACCTGCTCCTGGACATGCTCGGCGCCCCCACGTACCACCGGGTCCTCTTCGGTCACCTGCCCGTGACGGACACCCTCGCCCACGACGTGGTGATGACCGTCATGGGCGGCGCGGCGACCCCGAGTTGGCGCGAGCACTACCAGTTGCACCACGAGACGGCGCAGAACGTCAGGACGCCTCGTGGTTGGGCGGATCGAGGAGTGCCGCGCTGA
- a CDS encoding MFS transporter → MLSVGLVAFESMGVATVLPEIAGRLGGLGAYGWGLSALMLANLIGTVAASRTADRRGPARPLALGLAVFAVGCALAGSAPDWPLFLTGRFLQGLGVGAVMALAYTAIALAYPQRLRARMFALVSGGWTVPSLIGPTIAALISDHVSWRGVFVLLLPLVALAAGSRCHRCAAWADRNGYRRRNADRGGPRRWRTACCSPRARAFSWPASNCVNRSCWQCWYWPVAPRPSGRCAR, encoded by the coding sequence GTGCTCTCGGTCGGACTGGTCGCCTTCGAGTCGATGGGCGTGGCCACCGTCCTGCCCGAGATCGCGGGGAGACTCGGCGGCCTCGGCGCGTACGGCTGGGGCCTGTCCGCGCTGATGCTCGCCAACCTCATCGGAACCGTCGCCGCGAGCCGCACCGCCGACCGGCGCGGCCCCGCCCGGCCGTTGGCGCTCGGCCTCGCCGTCTTCGCCGTCGGCTGCGCGCTGGCCGGATCGGCGCCCGACTGGCCGCTGTTCCTCACCGGGCGCTTCCTGCAAGGGCTGGGCGTCGGCGCCGTCATGGCACTCGCGTACACCGCGATCGCGCTGGCCTATCCGCAGCGGCTGCGCGCCCGGATGTTCGCGCTCGTGTCGGGCGGCTGGACCGTCCCCTCACTGATCGGCCCGACGATCGCCGCACTCATCTCCGACCATGTGTCGTGGCGGGGCGTGTTCGTGCTCCTCCTTCCGCTGGTGGCGCTGGCGGCGGGCTCGCGCTGCCACCGCTGCGCCGCCTGGGCGGACCGGAACGGGTACCGGCGCCGGAATGCGGACCGTGGTGGTCCACGCCGGTGGCGCACAGCGTGCTGCTCGCCGCGGGCACGGGCGTTCTCCTGGCCGGCCTCGAACTGCGTCAACCGGTCCTGCTGGCAGTGCTGGTACTGGCCGGTGGCGCCGCGGCCGTCGGGGCGCTGCGCTCGGTGA
- a CDS encoding MFS transporter translates to MPTGVVLRFLLCGAYFGSEAFLPLGLVELRGLSATEAGLGLSAGAITWVLGAAWQGRADSRWSGRSRAVPIGVGFVVLLVGIVVMALGVLVDATPSLTAVAGWAIGGAGMGVAFNAATTDTMEQAPADRQGEASGSMQLAQTLAVAVLSGLGGAAVALSDAHGSPHGSSHGSSVSAALTATFTLTAVLAAAGSLLARRIRVGAG, encoded by the coding sequence GTGCCGACGGGTGTCGTCCTGCGCTTCCTGCTCTGCGGCGCGTACTTCGGGAGCGAGGCGTTCCTGCCGCTCGGCCTGGTCGAGCTGCGGGGACTGAGCGCGACGGAGGCGGGGCTCGGTCTTTCGGCGGGCGCGATCACGTGGGTGCTGGGTGCGGCCTGGCAGGGCAGGGCCGACAGCCGTTGGAGCGGCCGGTCGCGGGCTGTGCCGATCGGGGTGGGGTTCGTGGTGCTGCTGGTCGGCATCGTGGTGATGGCCCTGGGCGTCCTGGTCGACGCGACACCTTCGTTGACGGCCGTGGCGGGGTGGGCGATCGGCGGTGCCGGCATGGGCGTCGCCTTCAACGCGGCGACCACGGACACCATGGAGCAGGCCCCCGCCGACCGGCAGGGCGAGGCGAGCGGCTCGATGCAGCTCGCACAGACGCTGGCGGTCGCGGTCCTCAGCGGTCTCGGGGGCGCGGCGGTGGCCTTGTCCGACGCACACGGGTCGCCGCACGGGTCGTCACACGGGTCGTCGGTGTCGGCCGCGCTGACGGCGACGTTCACGCTGACGGCGGTGCTGGCGGCGGCGGGGAGCCTGCTGGCACGGCGGATCAGGGTGGGGGCGGGGTGA
- a CDS encoding GNAT family N-acetyltransferase has protein sequence MDEADIAAVSAVRVRGWQAAYAGIVPQTYLSAMTVEGDTVLRRRMLSQPHRTSRDLVAVDDSGDTVGWVCFGPCRSEVSVAGRMQTQMQMEVGVEVEVRIGEVYALYVSPELTGQGIGGELLEEAHRQMKDQGFGTSVLWVLADNRRARRFYERAGYEADGATQDDAYDEVTLTELRFRRVL, from the coding sequence ATGGATGAGGCCGACATCGCGGCCGTCTCGGCGGTGCGAGTCCGGGGGTGGCAGGCGGCGTACGCGGGCATCGTCCCCCAGACGTACCTGTCGGCGATGACGGTCGAGGGCGACACGGTCCTGCGGCGGCGGATGCTCTCCCAACCCCACCGTACCTCCCGGGACTTGGTTGCGGTCGACGACAGCGGCGACACGGTGGGCTGGGTCTGCTTCGGGCCGTGTCGGAGTGAGGTGTCCGTCGCGGGGCGGATGCAGACGCAGATGCAGATGGAGGTGGGGGTGGAGGTGGAGGTACGGATCGGTGAGGTGTATGCCCTGTACGTCTCCCCCGAACTGACCGGCCAGGGCATCGGTGGCGAGCTCCTTGAGGAGGCGCACAGGCAGATGAAGGACCAGGGCTTCGGAACGTCGGTGTTGTGGGTGCTCGCCGACAACCGACGCGCTCGGCGTTTCTACGAGCGGGCGGGCTACGAAGCGGACGGCGCCACGCAGGACGACGCCTACGACGAGGTCACGCTCACGGAACTCCGCTTCCGGCGCGTGTTGTGA
- a CDS encoding SMI1/KNR4 family protein, producing MEIFEWGPWLERWSGEWLDALAASEPEEFEELDEDIVRSRWLGFGPAGPARLAALEERVRALGIASPLPPSLRAFLETTDGWRYAGGSVYLLAGAEDIVPYGDPSALRKLYEDNLGENPAEQDVRQAGMWGRALQMSLDSDMTDVLLDPGDVGADGEWAVYVHRGWSGDEPERYASFRAYMEGMYKDFYRSGGNDSGFENAVTHELDDRVEEARLACLRGELDEALAAFDEAADLGRPRARVMASQLRALLERSGAVPLDPRMDDPLYAGEVLPLKVRNHLREGRSDDRFVLGPVTDDYASDRDRAAVVLEQIKGRTYEYVSPGVFGRAVEEARELARWGDTDGAWRVLAAAVPRWEPYGEDHVAPIGLLGDPLLGPVITPERGRELLLTPRAGQGEAAPVPAATVGSTRDGLAWLARGDAAGGARRDAYRFVLVAGIRPEELAERFGTGPLGPVASEMELMGFQYGWQRERRGPLARIGAVGRTDAADNWSFTFESHRLLSFNPDRLTHPATGLSHGTRALTVWRRDDLFHFAYAEDGEECYGFMVHQANRAQWGDLPAELTPDHLFPNPTGPAADRSDEDRALHAIADLYEVSLPRFALTQGRLPTLSTRPWTGPAGPGEGQVTVTVTPR from the coding sequence ATGGAGATCTTCGAGTGGGGGCCGTGGCTCGAGCGGTGGAGCGGGGAGTGGCTCGACGCGCTGGCCGCGAGCGAGCCTGAGGAGTTCGAGGAGCTGGACGAGGACATCGTGCGGAGCCGCTGGCTGGGGTTCGGGCCTGCCGGTCCCGCGCGGCTGGCCGCGTTGGAGGAGCGCGTGCGCGCGCTGGGGATCGCGTCGCCGCTGCCTCCCTCCCTCCGCGCCTTCCTCGAGACGACGGACGGCTGGCGGTACGCGGGGGGCTCGGTCTACCTGCTGGCGGGAGCGGAAGACATCGTGCCGTACGGGGACCCGTCCGCCCTGCGGAAGCTGTACGAGGACAACCTGGGCGAGAACCCCGCCGAGCAGGATGTGCGGCAAGCCGGTATGTGGGGACGGGCGTTGCAGATGTCGCTCGACTCGGACATGACCGACGTGCTGCTCGACCCCGGAGACGTGGGCGCGGACGGGGAGTGGGCTGTCTACGTACACCGTGGGTGGAGCGGCGACGAGCCCGAACGGTACGCGTCGTTCCGTGCGTACATGGAGGGGATGTACAAGGACTTCTACCGCTCGGGCGGCAACGACTCCGGTTTCGAGAACGCCGTGACGCACGAGCTCGACGACAGGGTGGAGGAGGCCAGACTCGCTTGCCTGAGAGGCGAGTTGGACGAGGCGCTAGCCGCCTTCGACGAGGCGGCGGACCTCGGCAGACCGCGGGCGCGGGTCATGGCCTCCCAGCTCCGGGCACTGCTCGAACGGAGCGGCGCGGTGCCGCTCGACCCGCGCATGGACGATCCGTTGTACGCGGGCGAGGTGCTGCCCCTGAAGGTCCGGAACCACCTGCGCGAGGGCCGGAGTGACGACCGCTTCGTGCTGGGCCCCGTGACCGATGACTACGCGTCGGACAGGGACCGGGCCGCGGTCGTCCTGGAGCAGATCAAGGGGCGTACGTACGAGTACGTGTCGCCGGGCGTCTTCGGGCGTGCCGTCGAGGAGGCCAGGGAACTGGCGCGCTGGGGCGACACGGACGGCGCCTGGCGGGTGCTGGCGGCGGCGGTCCCGCGGTGGGAGCCGTACGGGGAGGATCACGTGGCGCCGATCGGCCTGCTCGGCGACCCGCTGCTCGGTCCGGTGATCACCCCGGAGCGGGGCAGGGAACTGCTGCTCACGCCCCGGGCCGGGCAGGGGGAGGCGGCGCCCGTGCCCGCCGCCACGGTCGGGAGCACGCGCGACGGGCTCGCGTGGCTGGCGCGCGGGGACGCCGCGGGAGGAGCCCGCCGCGACGCGTACCGGTTCGTCCTCGTCGCGGGGATACGCCCCGAAGAGCTGGCGGAGCGGTTCGGGACGGGGCCGCTTGGGCCGGTGGCGAGCGAGATGGAGCTCATGGGCTTCCAGTACGGGTGGCAGCGGGAGCGTCGTGGTCCCCTGGCCCGCATAGGTGCCGTGGGACGGACAGACGCCGCGGACAACTGGAGTTTCACCTTCGAGTCGCACCGCCTGCTCAGCTTCAACCCCGACCGCCTGACTCACCCGGCCACCGGACTGTCGCACGGCACCCGCGCCCTCACGGTCTGGCGCCGGGACGACCTGTTCCACTTCGCCTACGCGGAAGACGGCGAGGAGTGCTACGGCTTCATGGTCCACCAGGCCAACCGCGCCCAATGGGGCGACCTCCCCGCAGAGCTGACCCCCGACCACCTGTTCCCGAACCCCACGGGCCCGGCCGCCGACCGTTCGGACGAGGACCGTGCGTTGCATGCGATAGCGGACCTGTACGAAGTGTCGCTGCCGCGATTCGCCCTGACACAGGGCAGATTGCCGACGCTGTCGACCCGACCGTGGACGGGACCGGCGGGGCCGGGGGAGGGCCAGGTGACGGTCACGGTCACCCCCCGGTGA